A window of Eucalyptus grandis isolate ANBG69807.140 chromosome 4, ASM1654582v1, whole genome shotgun sequence genomic DNA:
TGCATTTAGAGTTCATTTTTGGCGGGCTGCGTGAAATGTGAACTTGGCTGTATCTGATAGAGGGCCGTGTTTTCTTTTGGCAGTCAGAATGGTTTGTTGTTGATTGCTTTGAAGACTGCCCTATTGTCTCTGTAGCTTTTGGCTTGATATAATTTGGGCGTGCTTATTTGTTCTTAGCAACACTGGGACTGTAATTCGAGCTCCAGGCGCTGATGATTTGGTCTGTTCGTTTGAAGACTGTCACTGTCTGTTGAAGTTGTCTCTGAGAAGCCTCGAAAACCTCTGTCGTTAGCCGTTGTGCGCGCACTTTCCATCTTACTGGAGTATTTGGTAGTATCCAATGATGTATTTGAAGCTGGCGGTCGTGGTGTCGTTGCTTCTTATTTCTGCTGCAGGGCAGCTTCCTTCCCAGGATATATTGTCGCTGCTCGAGTTTAAGAAGGGCATAAGGCGTGATCCAACTGGTTATGTACTTGATTCATGGAATGAGGAATCCATAGATTTCAATGGATGCCCTTCATCGTGGAATGGAATCGTCTGTAATGGCGCCAACGTTGCAGGAGTCGTCCTTGATAATTTGAACCTCACTGCTGATGCTGACTTGAGTGTTTTTGCCAACCTGACGATGCTTGTTAAACTTTCCATGGCAAACAACTCCATAACAGGCAAAATTCCAGATAATATAGGCGAATTCAAGAGCCTTGAGTACCTGGATTTATCGCACAACCTGTTCTCATCGTCCTTTCTCCCGGGCATAGGGAAATTGGCAAGCTTGAGGAATCTCTCGTTGGCAGGGAACAACTTCTCTGGCCTGATCCCTGATTCTATTTCTGGACTTGCGTCAATCCAATCTCTGGACTTGAGCAGCAACTCCTTCTCTGGGCCATTGCCTCCTTCATTAACTAAACTTGCCAGGCTTGTGTATCTTAATCTGTCAGTAAATGGGTTTACTCAGGAAATTCCCAAAGGATTTGAGCTGATAGCTGGCTTGGAGGTGCTTGATTTGCATGGGAATGTGCTAAATGGTCCTTTGGCCTCTGAATTTTTATTCCTATCAAATGCCACCTATGTTGATTTTAGTGGAAATTCGCTGGTCACTTCTAGTTCACAGCAGCAGAAATTTTTACCTGCCATTTCCGAGAGTATCAAGCATTTAAATCTGAGCCGCAATCAGCTCACAGGATCATTGGTAAATGGAGGACAGATGCAAGTGTTTGAGAATTTAAAAGTGTTGGATCTGAGTTACAATCAACTGTCTGGGGAACTACCTGAGTTTAATTTTGTCTATGATCTGGAGGTTCTCAAGCTTAGCAACAACAGATTTTCAGGTTTTGTTCCTAGCGGATTATTGAAAGGAGACTCCTTGGTTTTGACTGAGTTGGATTTGAGTGGCAACAATCTCTCAGGTATACTCCTTgcaaattttcttgcttttgcgATAGGGACTAATTCAAATCAGTGTTCCTTTCATAGTTTGCTTCTTATATTGTTCTTCTGTGACCCTCATATTTGGCTTTTCATTTCAGGGACAATTAATATGATCACATCAACCACTTTGAGTGTTCTTAATCTCTCCTCAAATGGTCTCACTGGAGAACTTCCGCTGCTAAGTGGGAGTTGTGCTGTCATGGATCtatcaaataatcaatttgaggGAAACTTGACCAGAATTGTTAAGTGGGGTAACATTGAATATCTCGATCTGAGCCGTAATCGTTTGTTGGGGGCCATCCCTGAGGTTACTCCTCAGTTTTTGCGCCTGAATTATCTTAATCTCTCGCATAATTCTCTTAGCAGTGATATTCCAAAAGTCCTGACCCAGTATCCAAAACTTAGGGTTGTTGATATCAGTTCAAATCAGTTAGATGGACCTCTTTTACCTGATCTTCTGACATTATCCACTTTGCAAGAACTCTACCTTGGAAACAATCTTTTGACTGGTAATATCTCGCTTTTGCCTCCATCCTCAACTGAATCTAGTCTGAAGGTGCTTGATCTTTCCCATAATCGATTCAGTGGATATTTCCCCGAAAAAGTTGAATCATTGGTTGGACTTCAGGTGCTCAATGTTGCATCAAATAATTTATCCGGTTCTCTTCCAACTTCAATGGTTGACATGAGTTCACTCACTTCATTAGATATATCCCAGAATCATTTTACAGGTGCCATTCCTGGCAACTTGTCCAATGGACTTCAGAGTTTCAATGCCTCATACAATGATCTTTCTGGAGTGGTCCCAGAAAATCTGAGGAAGTTCCCAAGGTCTTCCTTTTTTCCTGGGAACACTAGGCTACAACTTCCAAATAGTTCTGGATCAGGCAGCTCGCCGGCTGGAAGTTCTAAGAAGACGGTCAAAACTATTTATAAAGTGGCATTGGTTGTTGCTTGTGTACTGGTCgtctttattcttcttctgcTAGTCATCTTCGTCTGTTATGTCCGTAGATCGAAGAGCCGCAAAACAGAACATGTTAGCAACAAAGAGGGTCGCAGACGAGCTGCTTCAAATCCTTCTGCTGTTAGTGGAGCAGGCAGTGGTGGTGCCTTGGTTGTTTCAGCAGAAGATCTTCTGGCATCACGCAAAGGATCATCCTCTGCTGAGGTAATTAGTCCTGAGAAAGTAGCAGTGACGACCGGCTTCTCACCATCTAAAACAGCCAGTTGTCCTGGTCACCTGAATCTGGCGATTCATTCACTACTGAACACCTTGCGAGGCTGGATGTGAAGTCACCTGATCGATTGGTCGGTGAATTACATTTTCTTGATGATACAATCACTCTTACACCTGAGGAGCTTTCAAGAGCTCCTGCGGAAGTTCTAGGAAGAAGCAGTCACGGGACATCTTACCGGGCAACGTTGGATAATGGTGTTTTCCTGACTGTAAAGTGGCTGAGAGAAGGAGTAGCTAAACAGCGGAAGGAGTTTGCCAAGGAggcaaaaaaatttgcaaatatcCGTCATCCAAATGTTGTGTGCCTAAGAGGGTACTACTGGGGCCCAACACAACATGAGAAACTCATTCTGTCAGATTTCATATCACCTGGCAGCCTTGCAAGCTTTCTTTATGgtatcgtctctctctctctctcttacacacacacatacacagaGCACACCCATGAACAAACAAAATAGAATCTTCGCCCTGTTTCATGTTGGCAGAAATGTCTCTGTGATCTATTACTTTCTTGGCTATGAGATTATTTTTACTTTAGCCACTTTGATAAACCACTTATGTCGGGGTATTATAATGTTTAGCAAACAACGTGAATATTGGTGACAACTGAGAAATGTTGTTTGCCTTAGTACTTTCTAGATAGACTGTACAGAATGCCCACATTCCTGCGATATGAAGCATTTGTGGGTGAAACTGGAGTATGATGACTGGAGTAACTGCAAAGTTACCATTGCATCCAGTCTCGGGCCAGAGCAGAAGAATGACTATACCATTCATAATTCATTATGCAGCAACGTTGGATATGAGTATTTGTGGACTCCAATCTATGTTTAGCAAAAATATCTTAATACTTTTTAATGTTTTGACTGTTCGTGTCCTATCTGATCTGTCTGGGTAGTTACCTTGATTGATTGACACTTTGGTGTCTCTTTCATATGATCACGGAACATTAAAATggattttgaacaaatcaagtACCAAAATTGAGACAAGTATTCTGTTATGTTGAATCACGATAAACATTTAAATCTATTCTCAAGGATATCCAGTAACGTGAAGGGACATTAACAATCAATTGTCACAGCTCTATGCCCAAGAGAAGTATACTTGGAGACACTTAAAGAATGTTTAACGGGATATGAAACTAGGTGGGCTCATGTCTGCTGCTTCATAAGCAATTGCCCAGTTGGTGAATGTCTGTTTGCTGTGAAGATTTACACGTGGACTTTTTCCTTTATCTGGCAATCAGTTAATTCTTATATGATTCTTTTCTTCCGATGTGACTTTACTCTAGAAATCCTAGTGGCTCACCGggcatttttcctttttatttttgaaaagccCTAGGCTTAGTCCACGGTATAAGACTAGTTATGCCATAGATTATCGACCAACTCATTTCCGACTATCCCGAAAACTAATGTGCTTTCTTATACTTATTTTGGTACTCGAGGTTGACGAAACACTTTGTCATATCCCATATGGTACGTGGCTACTCCTGTTGCTTGGACATGATGCTGTTGTGTCAACCGTTCCAGTCCTTTTCCAATGATATAGTTTAAAATTAGTGTTTGTAGTACTCATTCTGAATGCAACCGTCTCTCTTCTCATTACTTTGAGATATGTTGATGCATCCGCTGTTAAGTGACTCCACAATTTATGTGATCCTTTTTTGTCAGATCGGCCAGGAAGAAAGGGTCCACCTCTTTCTTGGGCTCAGAGGCTCAAAATAGCAGTTGATATTGCACGTGGCCTGAACTATCTCCATTTTGATCGCGCCGTTCCACACGGAAATCTCAAAGCAACCAATGTTCTGCTAGACGGGCCCGACCTCAATGCTCGGGTTTCCGATTACTGCCTTCACCGTCTGATGACCCAGGCTGGTACCATCGAACAGATTCTAGATGCAGGTGTATTGGGATACCGTGCTCCGGAGCTGGCTGCTTCCAAAAAGCCTCTACCCTCCTTCAAGTCAGACGTCTATGCCTTTGGCGTGATCATGCTTGAATTGTTGACTGGGCGATGTGCTGGAGACGTGATTTCTGGTGAAGGGGGTGGCGTCGACTTGACTGACTGGGTGCGGTTGAGGGTTGCCGAGGGTCGTGGTACGGAATGCTTCGATTCAGCATTGCTCCCTGAAATGGGTAACCCCGCATTCGAGAAGGGAATGAAGGAGGTCCTTGGAATCGCGCTGAGATGTATACGGTCAGTCTCAGAGCGACCAGGTATCAAGACGATATATGAAGATCTTTCCTCTATATAGATTATCGGAGTCGACTGTctgaacagttttttttttctttacttttccttttctggtgGGAATTAATATCTCATTCGATTCCCATTCGGAAGTTCCATGATTTTTGGGATCCAGTGGCTTTCTTAGGTGGTGGTAGTGGAAATGAAAATGCAGTGAAACTGAGAGGATGTCAAGTGCATTTTCCATGTAATTTGATCCCATCTCTCTTTCATCATCGTCACTGGCTTAGTATTTTCTTTCTGCATTTGAAGGGCTGTCCTATCTTTCCAAGTAAAGGGTAGCATCCCCTCGATGTTTCGTGGATGTCGACATGAATTTTGTAACGGATTAAACGCATGTCCGGAGAATAGAGGTGGTGTCCGAGCTCTTCAGATGAAACGCAGGAAGTAGATTGAGCTTCTGACTGCACTTAGCATGTAGGAATCCAATCAGCACATCGGTATGCTAATACCAAATCCGATGGCAAGGGGAATGGTTATTGTAAATTAGATCGGACCAAATGATGTCGACAGTGGTACGAACCTGTCAACTCTTCATCATTGTCACTAGCGGAGTGTTTCCTTTCTGCATTCGAAGGGTTGCTTTCGACTATACCTAGTACATAAAGATCCAATCCGGAGTTGGGTATGCTAATACCGACTCCAATGGGACTGGGAACAATTATTGTTAATCAGGTCGGACCAAATGATGTCGACTGCCTTCCGAACTTACCAAATTATTGTTCAAAGTAATTCACCATGGATTGGGAGGGGGCAATCTAGTCAAATTCACTTCATAAGATAATATTATGAATCGATTTTAATGCACGTAGCGTCATGCAATTGAACTCTCCGCGGGGAGGGTGACGATTATCCTACGTGGCAGACAAGTACCACAAGGAGATAAAGCATATCCCACGTGGCCGAAAGAAGACAAGACTTCGACCATGCGTTGACCAGCGAGGCCAGACAATCATTCGCTTCGTAGTTCGTGCTGTTCTCTCGGTCTGAAACTCGACGACGCACGGCTTCGACTCGGGAAAGGCGAGATCGAAGACGGCCATGGCGAGTCGTGCGGCGAgagctctcctctctcttcccaagCGCAAACCCAACGTGTCGCCGTCCCCTCTCCTTCGaccgccggcgccggcgcgcGGCCTCTGTTCTTCGCCGGACGAGGGGCCGGCGCACTTCGGAGTAAGCAAAGCcagctcctcttcttcctcctcctcctcctcctcctcatctttCTGTTGTGCGAACCGCTTCGATGCACAGAACTAAAGGGATACGTTGTTTGTGGACGTTTGACTAAAAAAAGGGTGGCTTACCGCTTTTGGGTTCTAGAATATCAACAGAGATTTGCTTATGTGAGCCAGTAATGAATTCTTTGGTCTCGTTTTTATCTGTCTTGGTGCATCTTTCGATTGGGTTCTGCTTTTGACATTGGATTCTAATCCCATGATTGGTGATAGAATAGTCTATATGAAGAATATCAAAACTTTATGAACTGTGAAGCAAAGTGGTAGCCACCAGCCACGGTGCGGAGTGATGTTCAGTGGTAGAAATTAATAAGGACCCTTTAGTGATGGTCTGTGCTATTACTTCCCTTTGTGCTTGCAAGAAGCGTGTGTTGGTGAAAAGACTGGGTACCTGCTTGTTTGCTTCTTCTGTGGGAGAGTTGGATCTTGATATTGCTAATTCTCAGTTGAGTTTAGACAGTGGTTGTTTTATTTCGGGCATCATAACACTGGAGATGTTGATCTAGTTCATGCGTGTCAGTTCTTGTGCGTGAGCATTAAGTGATGCTTCGTCATTCTTTTTTCCTAGTACTCTCATTTGATGACTGTAATTTTAGGGTGGACTAGATTCAGTGTCAAAGGACAGGATTCAACTTTTTGCTCTCTTAGGCACCAATGATTATGTTTGGTGTTTAACCTTTTCAATTCCATGTTGGATAATTAAGCATGTATGTTATATAATTTTCATCCTTTTCCAGTCATCTATCCAAGACATTATTCATATGTTGTGCCATAGCgtctttttggtttttgagTTTGCTCTACCAACCCATGAATTTCttggaattttgtttttgtgtcgAGTCAAGAACCTTaatccatcatcatcatggtttGCTCAATTTTTAGCTTcagtgatatctcaaatattgcCCTTTTAATTTACCATGTCAAGCTAATTCATAGATGGGGTTTTCCATGGTTAATTGCATATGACTGGTATGCTTACAGCTTTTATCTCTTGTTTTGTATCTGCTGAATTTACTTTTGCATGTTCAGAATGTTGGCTTCATAGGCTTGGGAAATATGGGATCCAGAATGGCGAAGAATCTTGTTAAAGCTGGATACAACGTCGCCGTGCATGATATGTAATGTTTTGTATTCTGTGAACCTAATAATCTTTAAATGCATTTCCTTGAAATGATAATACTCCAAAATGATCTCATTATGTTGCTGTTTGAGCTTCCAGTGCTTTGACATTAAATGATTGACTAAACCAATGGGGAGATGAATGTGTTATGAGCAGATTAGGAGTAAAATCTTGGTTTATTCACATCCTTTAGGAGATGTTCAGAAAGTTCTTACTAGACAGAAGCCCATTTTTACTATTAGTGTCCAGACTATCCTTTGACTTTCCCAGTAGCATCacctttttcaattttgtattCACA
This region includes:
- the LOC104440682 gene encoding LOW QUALITY PROTEIN: LRR receptor-like serine/threonine-protein kinase GHR1 (The sequence of the model RefSeq protein was modified relative to this genomic sequence to represent the inferred CDS: inserted 1 base in 1 codon) encodes the protein MMYLKLAVVVSLLLISAAGQLPSQDILSLLEFKKGIRRDPTGYVLDSWNEESIDFNGCPSSWNGIVCNGANVAGVVLDNLNLTADADLSVFANLTMLVKLSMANNSITGKIPDNIGEFKSLEYLDLSHNLFSSSFLPGIGKLASLRNLSLAGNNFSGLIPDSISGLASIQSLDLSSNSFSGPLPPSLTKLARLVYLNLSVNGFTQEIPKGFELIAGLEVLDLHGNVLNGPLASEFLFLSNATYVDFSGNSLVTSSSQQQKFLPAISESIKHLNLSRNQLTGSLVNGGQMQVFENLKVLDLSYNQLSGELPEFNFVYDLEVLKLSNNRFSGFVPSGLLKGDSLVLTELDLSGNNLSGTINMITSTTLSVLNLSSNGLTGELPLLSGSCAVMDLSNNQFEGNLTRIVKWGNIEYLDLSRNRLLGAIPEVTPQFLRLNYLNLSHNSLSSDIPKVLTQYPKLRVVDISSNQLDGPLLPDLLTLSTLQELYLGNNLLTGNISLLPPSSTESSLKVLDLSHNRFSGYFPEKVESLVGLQVLNVASNNLSGSLPTSMVDMSSLTSLDISQNHFTGAIPGNLSNGLQSFNASYNDLSGVVPENLRKFPRSSFFPGNTRLQLPNSSGSGSSPAGSSKKTVKTIYKVALVVACVLVVFILLLLVIFVCYVRRSKSRKTEHVSNKEGRRRAASNPSAVSGAGSGGALVVSAEDLLASRKGSSSAEVISPEKVAVTTGFSPSKXSQLSWSPESGDSFTTEHLARLDVKSPDRLVGELHFLDDTITLTPEELSRAPAEVLGRSSHGTSYRATLDNGVFLTVKWLREGVAKQRKEFAKEAKKFANIRHPNVVCLRGYYWGPTQHEKLILSDFISPGSLASFLYDRPGRKGPPLSWAQRLKIAVDIARGLNYLHFDRAVPHGNLKATNVLLDGPDLNARVSDYCLHRLMTQAGTIEQILDAGVLGYRAPELAASKKPLPSFKSDVYAFGVIMLELLTGRCAGDVISGEGGGVDLTDWVRLRVAEGRGTECFDSALLPEMGNPAFEKGMKEVLGIALRCIRSVSERPGIKTIYEDLSSI